A part of Cervus elaphus chromosome 11, mCerEla1.1, whole genome shotgun sequence genomic DNA contains:
- the NSMF gene encoding NMDA receptor synaptonuclear signaling and neuronal migration factor isoform X6 produces the protein MGAVASRRRALRSEAMSSVAAKVRAARAFGEYLSQSHPENRNGADHLLADAYSGHDGSPEMQPAPQNKRRLSLISNGRYEGSLPEEAASGKPAGEGPQPRVYTISGEPALLPGPEAEAIELAVVKGRRQGERHPHHHSQPLRASPGGSHEDVSRPCQSWAGSRQGSKECPGCAQLAPSPSPQAFGVDQPPLPEAPSRRKKLERMYSVDRVSDDVPIRTWFPKENLFSFQTATTTMQAVFRGYAERKRRKRENDSASVIQRNFRKHLRMVGSRRVKAQSSDLQSSHCTLGEAFEDLDWETEKGLEAVACDTEGFVPPKVMLISSKVPKAEYIPTIIRRDDPAIIPILYDHEHATFEDILEEIEKKLNIYHKGAKIWKMLIFCQGGPGHLYLLKNKVATFAKVEKEEDMIHFWKRLSRLMSKVNPEPNVIHVMGCYVLGNPNGEKLFQNLRTLMTPYRVIFESPLELSAQGKQMIETYFDFRLYRLWKSRQHSKLLDFEDVL, from the exons ATGGGCGCCGTCGCCTCCCGGAGGAGGGCGCTAAGAAGCGAGGCCATGTCCTCGGTGGCGGCCAAAGTGCG AGCAGCCCGAGCGTTTGGCGAGTACCTGTCCCAGAGTCACCCCGAAAACCGGAACGGTGCAG ACCACCTGCTGGCTGACGCCTACTCTGGCCACGACGGGTCCCCCGAGATGCAGCCGGCTCCTCAGAACAAGCGCCGCCTCTCCCTCATCTCCAACGGCCGCTATGAGGGCAGCCTTCCGGAGGAGGCTGCCAGCGGGAAGCCGGCCGGTGAGGGCCCCCAGCCCCGCGTGTACACCATCTCAGGGGAGCCGGCCCTGCTGCCCGGCCCGGAGGCCGAGGCCATCGAGCTGGCTGTGGTGAAGGGGCGGCGGCAGGGGGAGCGGCACCCCCACCACCACAGCCAGCCCCTGCGCGCCAGCCCGGGCGGCAGTCACGAGGACGTCAGCAGGCCCTGCCAGAGCTGGGCAGGCAGCCGCCAGGGCTCCAAGGAGTGTCCCGGATGCGCCCAGCtcgcccccagtccctcccctcAGGCCTTTGGGGTGGACCAGCCGCCTCTGCCTGAGGCTCCCAGCCGCCGCAAGAAGCTGGAGAGGATGTACAGCGTCGACCGAGTGTCTG ATGACGTCCCCATCCGTACCTGGTTCCCCAAGGAAAACCTCTTCAGTTTCCAGACGGCAACCACAACTATGCAAGC GGTGTTCAGGGGCTACGCGGAGAGGAAGCGCCGGAAACGGGAGAATGATTCCGCGTCTGTAATCCAGAG GAACTTCCGCAAACACCTGCGCATGGTCGGCAGCCGGCGGGTGAAGGCCCAGA GTAGTGACTTGCAGAGCTCCCACTGCACCTTGGGCGAGGCTTTCGAGGACCTGGACTGGGAGACTGAGAAGGGCCTGGAGGCCGTAGCCTGCGACACTGAGGGCTTCGTGCCACCCAAGGTCATG CTCATCTCCTCCAAAGTGCCCAAAGCCGAGTACATCCCCACCATCATCCGCAGGGACGACCCCGCCATCATCCCCATCCTCTAC GACCACGAGCACGCGACCTTCGAGGACATTCTGG aggaGATAGAGAAGAAGCTGAATATCTACCACAAGGGGGCCAAAATCTGGAAGATGCTGATTTTCTGCCAG GGTGGCCCAGGACACTTGTACCTGCTTAAGAACAAGGTGGCCACCTTTGCCaaagtggagaaggaagaggacatGATCCA CTTCTGGAAGCGGTTGAGCCGCTTGATGAGCAAAGTGAACCCTGAGCCGAACGTTATCCACGTCATGGGCTGCTACGTCCTGGGGAACCCCAATGGGGAGAAG CTCTTCCAGAACCTCAGGACCCTCATGACTCCTTACAGGGTAATCTTCGAGTCGCCCCTGGAGCTGTCGGCTCAAG GGAAGCAGATGATTGAGACCTACTTTGACTTCCGGCTGTACCGCCTGTGGAAGAGCCGCCAGCACTCGAAGCTGCTGGACTTTGAGGACGTTCTGTGA
- the NSMF gene encoding NMDA receptor synaptonuclear signaling and neuronal migration factor isoform X8, which yields MGAVASRRRALRSEAMSSVAAKVRAARAFGEYLSQSHPENRNGADHLLADAYSGHDGSPEMQPAPQNKRRLSLISNGRYEGSLPEEAASGKPAGEGPQPRVYTISGEPALLPGPEAEAIELAVVKGRRQGERHPHHHSQPLRASPGGSHEDVSRPCQSWAGSRQGSKECPGCAQLAPSPSPQAFGVDQPPLPEAPSRRKKLERMYSVDRVSDDVPIRTWFPKENLFSFQTATTTMQANFRKHLRMVGSRRVKAQSSDLQSSHCTLGEAFEDLDWETEKGLEAVACDTEGFVPPKVMLISSKVPKAEYIPTIIRRDDPAIIPILYDHEHATFEDILEEIEKKLNIYHKGAKIWKMLIFCQGGPGHLYLLKNKVATFAKVEKEEDMIHFWKRLSRLMSKVNPEPNVIHVMGCYVLGNPNGEKLFQNLRTLMTPYRVIFESPLELSAQGKQMIETYFDFRLYRLWKSRQHSKLLDFEDVL from the exons ATGGGCGCCGTCGCCTCCCGGAGGAGGGCGCTAAGAAGCGAGGCCATGTCCTCGGTGGCGGCCAAAGTGCG AGCAGCCCGAGCGTTTGGCGAGTACCTGTCCCAGAGTCACCCCGAAAACCGGAACGGTGCAG ACCACCTGCTGGCTGACGCCTACTCTGGCCACGACGGGTCCCCCGAGATGCAGCCGGCTCCTCAGAACAAGCGCCGCCTCTCCCTCATCTCCAACGGCCGCTATGAGGGCAGCCTTCCGGAGGAGGCTGCCAGCGGGAAGCCGGCCGGTGAGGGCCCCCAGCCCCGCGTGTACACCATCTCAGGGGAGCCGGCCCTGCTGCCCGGCCCGGAGGCCGAGGCCATCGAGCTGGCTGTGGTGAAGGGGCGGCGGCAGGGGGAGCGGCACCCCCACCACCACAGCCAGCCCCTGCGCGCCAGCCCGGGCGGCAGTCACGAGGACGTCAGCAGGCCCTGCCAGAGCTGGGCAGGCAGCCGCCAGGGCTCCAAGGAGTGTCCCGGATGCGCCCAGCtcgcccccagtccctcccctcAGGCCTTTGGGGTGGACCAGCCGCCTCTGCCTGAGGCTCCCAGCCGCCGCAAGAAGCTGGAGAGGATGTACAGCGTCGACCGAGTGTCTG ATGACGTCCCCATCCGTACCTGGTTCCCCAAGGAAAACCTCTTCAGTTTCCAGACGGCAACCACAACTATGCAAGC GAACTTCCGCAAACACCTGCGCATGGTCGGCAGCCGGCGGGTGAAGGCCCAGA GTAGTGACTTGCAGAGCTCCCACTGCACCTTGGGCGAGGCTTTCGAGGACCTGGACTGGGAGACTGAGAAGGGCCTGGAGGCCGTAGCCTGCGACACTGAGGGCTTCGTGCCACCCAAGGTCATG CTCATCTCCTCCAAAGTGCCCAAAGCCGAGTACATCCCCACCATCATCCGCAGGGACGACCCCGCCATCATCCCCATCCTCTAC GACCACGAGCACGCGACCTTCGAGGACATTCTGG aggaGATAGAGAAGAAGCTGAATATCTACCACAAGGGGGCCAAAATCTGGAAGATGCTGATTTTCTGCCAG GGTGGCCCAGGACACTTGTACCTGCTTAAGAACAAGGTGGCCACCTTTGCCaaagtggagaaggaagaggacatGATCCA CTTCTGGAAGCGGTTGAGCCGCTTGATGAGCAAAGTGAACCCTGAGCCGAACGTTATCCACGTCATGGGCTGCTACGTCCTGGGGAACCCCAATGGGGAGAAG CTCTTCCAGAACCTCAGGACCCTCATGACTCCTTACAGGGTAATCTTCGAGTCGCCCCTGGAGCTGTCGGCTCAAG GGAAGCAGATGATTGAGACCTACTTTGACTTCCGGCTGTACCGCCTGTGGAAGAGCCGCCAGCACTCGAAGCTGCTGGACTTTGAGGACGTTCTGTGA
- the NSMF gene encoding NMDA receptor synaptonuclear signaling and neuronal migration factor isoform X9 produces the protein MQPAPQNKRRLSLISNGRYEGSLPEEAASGKPAGEGPQPRVYTISGEPALLPGPEAEAIELAVVKGRRQGERHPHHHSQPLRASPGGSHEDVSRPCQSWAGSRQGSKECPGCAQLAPSPSPQAFGVDQPPLPEAPSRRKKLERMYSVDRVSDDVPIRTWFPKENLFSFQTATTTMQAISVFRGYAERKRRKRENDSASVIQRNFRKHLRMVGSRRVKAQTFAERRERSFSRSWSDPTPMKADTSHDSRDSSDLQSSHCTLGEAFEDLDWETEKGLEAVACDTEGFVPPKVMLISSKVPKAEYIPTIIRRDDPAIIPILYDHEHATFEDILEEIEKKLNIYHKGAKIWKMLIFCQGGPGHLYLLKNKVATFAKVEKEEDMIHFWKRLSRLMSKVNPEPNVIHVMGCYVLGNPNGEKLFQNLRTLMTPYRVIFESPLELSAQGKQMIETYFDFRLYRLWKSRQHSKLLDFEDVL, from the exons ATGCAGCCGGCTCCTCAGAACAAGCGCCGCCTCTCCCTCATCTCCAACGGCCGCTATGAGGGCAGCCTTCCGGAGGAGGCTGCCAGCGGGAAGCCGGCCGGTGAGGGCCCCCAGCCCCGCGTGTACACCATCTCAGGGGAGCCGGCCCTGCTGCCCGGCCCGGAGGCCGAGGCCATCGAGCTGGCTGTGGTGAAGGGGCGGCGGCAGGGGGAGCGGCACCCCCACCACCACAGCCAGCCCCTGCGCGCCAGCCCGGGCGGCAGTCACGAGGACGTCAGCAGGCCCTGCCAGAGCTGGGCAGGCAGCCGCCAGGGCTCCAAGGAGTGTCCCGGATGCGCCCAGCtcgcccccagtccctcccctcAGGCCTTTGGGGTGGACCAGCCGCCTCTGCCTGAGGCTCCCAGCCGCCGCAAGAAGCTGGAGAGGATGTACAGCGTCGACCGAGTGTCTG ATGACGTCCCCATCCGTACCTGGTTCCCCAAGGAAAACCTCTTCAGTTTCCAGACGGCAACCACAACTATGCAAGC CATCTC GGTGTTCAGGGGCTACGCGGAGAGGAAGCGCCGGAAACGGGAGAATGATTCCGCGTCTGTAATCCAGAG GAACTTCCGCAAACACCTGCGCATGGTCGGCAGCCGGCGGGTGAAGGCCCAGA CGTTCGCCGAGCGGCGCGAGCGGAGCTTCAGCCGGTCCTGGAGCGACCCCACCCCCATGAAAGCCGACACCTCTCACGACTCCCGAGACA GTAGTGACTTGCAGAGCTCCCACTGCACCTTGGGCGAGGCTTTCGAGGACCTGGACTGGGAGACTGAGAAGGGCCTGGAGGCCGTAGCCTGCGACACTGAGGGCTTCGTGCCACCCAAGGTCATG CTCATCTCCTCCAAAGTGCCCAAAGCCGAGTACATCCCCACCATCATCCGCAGGGACGACCCCGCCATCATCCCCATCCTCTAC GACCACGAGCACGCGACCTTCGAGGACATTCTGG aggaGATAGAGAAGAAGCTGAATATCTACCACAAGGGGGCCAAAATCTGGAAGATGCTGATTTTCTGCCAG GGTGGCCCAGGACACTTGTACCTGCTTAAGAACAAGGTGGCCACCTTTGCCaaagtggagaaggaagaggacatGATCCA CTTCTGGAAGCGGTTGAGCCGCTTGATGAGCAAAGTGAACCCTGAGCCGAACGTTATCCACGTCATGGGCTGCTACGTCCTGGGGAACCCCAATGGGGAGAAG CTCTTCCAGAACCTCAGGACCCTCATGACTCCTTACAGGGTAATCTTCGAGTCGCCCCTGGAGCTGTCGGCTCAAG GGAAGCAGATGATTGAGACCTACTTTGACTTCCGGCTGTACCGCCTGTGGAAGAGCCGCCAGCACTCGAAGCTGCTGGACTTTGAGGACGTTCTGTGA